One segment of Toxoplasma gondii ME49 chromosome VI, whole genome shotgun sequence DNA contains the following:
- a CDS encoding D-3-phosphoglycerate dehydrogenase (encoded by transcript TGME49_239820), protein MAEATAQKRQKKHGRFRVLVCDPIDQAGMDILSSFADVDTKLKLSEEELCRVVGNYDGLMVRSGTTVTEKIIKHGQKLKIIGRAGVGVDNVCVDAATAQGIFVVNSPNGNTMAAAELTLGLMMALARKIPQADASVSRGEWTRSKFMGRQLNQKTIGIIGLGQVGTHVARVCTALGMEVLAYDPFINEEKAKAVGCRNVALETLLASSDFITLHVPLLDKTRHLINADKLKLIKKDACIINASRGGVIDEKAVAEALMANELAGAALDVFEEEKEFSKDNPLIQAKANGRNIILTPHIGASTLEAQHNVAVDVALQFREALLGGLPQSAVNLQCVRSQQLVSLVHLAEILGRLCSKLVDEPVETLHLKIRGSVDSANADVLLLSAAQGVLRTRCDHIVNFVNVKRIAQEHKVELVVSKEELTTPPQNSILELRVETKNSSASVEGCCAVDGSVVLRKFLGTPIYLQMPSRRHLHSRRRPNSEANFETSGDVASNGSSAGTEHEDADLKDAPIYMMYTIHSDTSGTLATVAQKLAGANINIANCHLGRRLVDDPSAPEGKTMMGLCIFHADSEIPDEVVTTIRQLHNVKECKVFATPQSLGLDAI, encoded by the exons ATGGCGGAAGCGACAGCccaaaagagacaaaagaa GCATGGGCGTTTCCGCGTGTTGGTCTGCGACCCCATCGACCAAGCAGGGATGGACATTCTTTCATCTTTCGCTGATGTCGACACGAAGCTAAAACTTAGTGAAGAAGAGTTGTGCAGGGTTGTTG GCAACTACGATGGACTCATGGTTCGCAGTGGCACAACCGTGACAGAAAAGATCATCAAACACGGCCAGAAACTCAAAATCATCG GTCGTGCGGGAGTTGGGGTGGACAACGTCTGCGTCGATGCCGCGACAGCTCAGGGCATCTTCGTGGTTAACTCACCGAATGGCAATAC GATGGCCGCTGCGGAGTTGACGCTGGGCCTGATGATGGCTCTCGCACGCAAAATTCCCCAGGCCGATGCTTCCGTATCAAGAGGAGAGTGGACTCGGAGCAAATTTATGGGTCGGCAGCTGAATCAGAAAACTATCGGAATTATCGGTCTAGGTCAG GTGGGCACGCACGTCGCTCGAGTTTGCACTGCCCTCGGTATGGAAGTGTTGGCTTACGACCCCTTCATTAACGAGGAGAAAGCTAAGGCAGTAGGTTGCAGGAACGTCGCCTTGGAgactcttctcgcttcca GTGATTTTATTACCCTGCACGTCCCTCTACTTGATAAGACGCGTCATCTCATCAATGCGGACAAGCTGAAACTGATAAAGAAGGACGCGTGCATCATCAACGCCTCACGAG GGGGAGTCATTGATGAGAAAGCAGTTGCTGAAGCTCTAATGGCCAACGAACTTGCTGGAGCGGCTTTGGACGTCTttgaggaggaaaaggaatTCAGCAAAGACAATCCGCTTATTCAAGCGAAGGCTAACGGCAGAAACATCATTCTTACCCCTCATATAG gagCAAGCACCCTCGAGGCACAACACAATGTTGCTGTGGATGTGGCTCTCCAGTTCAGGGAGGCTCTGCTTGGTGGACTCCCCCAGTCAGCTGTCAACCTTCAA TGCGTGCGCTCACAGCAACTCGTTAGTCTTGTTCATCTCGCTGAGATCCTAG GGAGGCTGTGTAGCAAATTGGTTGACGAACCGGTTGAGACACTTCACTTGAAAATCAGGGGAAGTGTTGACAGCGCAAACGCGGACGTCTTGCTCCTGTCGGCCGCTCAG GGCGTGCTCAGAACGCGTTGCGATCACATTGTAAATTTTGTGAACGTCAAGCGAATCGCTCAAGAACACAAGGTCGAGCTTGTCGTTTCCAAAG AAGAACTGACGACGCCTCCTCAGAATTCTATTTTGGAGCTCAgggtggagacgaagaactcgTCGGCGTCGGTGGAAGGATGCTGTGCTGTGGATGGTAGTGTCGTGCTGAGGAAATTTCTGGGCACGCCAATTTATCTTCAAATGCCCTCTCGTCGGCATCTGCATTCCAGAAGGAGACCAAATTCTGAAGCCAATTTTGAGACGTCTGGTGATGTGGCCTCCAATGGAAGTTCGGCGGGGACAGAGCATGAAGACGCGGACCTGAAAGACGCACCGATATACATGATGTATACAATTCACAG CGACACATCAGGCACATTGGCCACTGTGGCACAAAAGCTAGCCGGTGCAAATATCAACATCGCCAACTGTCACCTGGGCCGACGTCTGGTGGATGATCCGAGTGCACCTGAGGGGAAGACAATGATGGGGCTCTGCATCTTCCACGCAGACAGTGAAATCCCCGACGAGGTGGTGACGACAATTCGCCAATTACACAACGTGAAAGAATGCAAGGTTTTTGCGACGCCGCAGTCGCTCGGCCTCGATGCCATCTAA
- a CDS encoding TBC domain-containing protein (encoded by transcript TGME49_239830) — protein sequence MVRWETSVPDSGPEKRYVSVQSTVLQPTQQEHFRRIITPEYGRSISGSPVDPSTDVTSLDHNQSVSFAVIKPSPKFFLQGAGIIPTTPTYILQKKNSTCGQIVGDITEKALVTKPDKFRSSYCASSRSSHGSIDPSSPPHKDAENIATGTVQATIGVSSVQPSSCQTATVLPVSSSSSNNPATFEDRDLVAVDRIRLPVHENRPSLPCTSSVSPPPSSFPSGKAQSIPEPSPPDLATVLYMSSLRAKGEEAQKTCGQGEIKTKAGRMEGGANSPISISPAAKDARITVPETSQASDLFPLQTSGVDAKKEGHRKPMCQEKDGAHLSLETAHRLESVCFVPNMKTEVDSKARSDDTKQRRNKIMSDALHRGPSGIQPVTSTASGRVHCRDLYNRLNSMLSEGFNSVPSDASHVNPPVMSTKETEAERSSSSSEPTSICVEGSGSSPSTPALPEESGTKCSEISSCPQAHQDAAVTGKENVRVPSAVVPEQIENWEARRNFCWANFDAFRPRPFRERTDGDASEGNKLVGLEAGSMSAAIQGPNGRRSFALEKHPTMPACVSGTSRKSASPAPIGVKAEPKGTVIPRPPLETTARIASSTRGTSQGANSCHFGTSLGACQAKNCEKCDFENGGTTDQSAVGCRQRAACEYKVQQEQRKTPSTEGSDRTILSLSPQSRTEYDASKLSTLNIPAPIQGCRPFDSLEDHSCPKLPVTRPCPSLSEIGDRLASPRVQLSHEAHLTGTTNLSGEVVSHVHHFPSRKHGHRPQHGTVVRQVPVAPLLRTNMVSLPLYQDPPTLMECTQVMSREVEQQHQVLEAKRNKCLGRKEAQHEQTPAHVKMTHVQATPACRPKSSNQCVSEELGDILLDHQHQGTPELLPGGVEEKTRSCCAAQQCASRGLDQVRAGCEMRSTSLGDTNGVEEVGIPTSATPELTVHIPARPQGTATLGSLHEDVKHSAAAQLEVKDASSPSLMSAVSNLGGHSVSRPETAVGNVKEEKYSYSVPEPPAPLLPAPMPHDPSMPDISADSPATAGVCVSVLRTSSHSIPEQKPSPKSLASPSAELPLACFSECAASVPAQRDLGSAPCDSSLLKEVSRLRSSGKTPDIALQKHAACGAAQRQVCEAPREVEPHVSCMSSPHDTERRCRPGTSLSDWLSRLPISEEDVEWITSNVDDFIRRKNSRQHAVPLPSDTPASPRCTTEAFPDSGEDRQERCGLIAEDLDLHLVEADVSRQRWINHGSVAHSERQESERQKDMVQLVTDAVCIFCTMHGACYWQGMHDLCAAFLFLSPRPSLSQLVQLLHAFLLLFAPWLLLPPQESIVQSANAARLFRQFLQFFSPGVTNEVERLIPSITWSQSILIHTLGFSRFRDVQSLLSMWRCLLELRAPEDYAPSGYFFFLLAYFELHKEELRIFPELIINSDVPFDHSSFSQTRCPACHGADTSSLIDMPARGDESFTSLVWQRPFPLRHILHCMLKLYSLTPPAALLDLQSLLATCSSLAQSSVQRRRILRAYPWSTSPLLLERPRGNRIVCSAAQFAQPTGDSKRALPIEPEAGVGRDENIARTTSRLSSLQSSLCLSLNPGDLLAELRNPLVFQRPSFLNSGLSEWLAAPMSCELQSLRDEHCFEELLSRIRGKMNVISPYQASTCLSLLATMSPQESPSRLNDSPSRFACDKNGTSPLKPRDITVVGPSSQEAPGSQQAHLDGPTDTTTGGTVVTFASGQRTKDIWTSELIEVHFVDLRSTEARQRGPTLEKLLGLKPGRLPGGAKYRVVSVATSSSFQEATCSRDCGNSVVDSPGGRESLAVRTSRVTRSIEGESRPETRSTSTRSRRPPRDSLVRGMHTMRRHRGRAPLVTGGACHAREQSAIASGKTRQSTYEGERTTQSQLLSPRNVLVAGRGAWLMRRRSKQGISRKGASGKLATDEDLARTDRSGVQARDGEAPNKNCLSLDELIDNIRSMNNNAPNVMRIWLLIPHADSVNESLLEEGLLHPEASRSEMSALQEAYFRLTCAGIEGVLALNGGFAALERAMELAVASNRYTSMDVACVNLSTPSVSISDSAGPSGASDLSPQHLTDNVGNGTPAGRHQARRSAEKLEVSAQTKSQGEDLFLVLPRIQRLQRRRRKIRSYATQPQARVDADTCLPNTPTSALRGVGQAIATWLFPTRDASGTVGNHESQGETYLQVSGERHSLQATGIIKVMASSQKRKVHENMPPSNSSSVFWSNGETSCTGNTSSKQSRTVRKATHVPEETSPNFPRAAGSGHPVALSLRRPHSQPLAKISVDKCVDVASRTTFPASTCSGLGRPLNRLVSPIQLGDQGLVQMQKVVLSGSFSRVTHSGSLLAGSRQMTAVPANIVSTRKALCRPGLDSVASGMGSP from the exons ATGGTTCGATGGGAGACCTCTGTGCCGGATTCCGGTCCCGAAAAACGATACGTGAGCGTGCAGTCCACAGTGCTGCAGCCGACGCAGCAGGAGCATTTCCGTCGAATAATTACTCCGGAGTATGGGAGGTCCATCAGTGGTTCTCCAGTGGACCCGTCGACTGATGTAACATCACTCGACCACAACCAGAGTGTGTCGTTTGCAGTTATCAAACCTTCGCCCAAATTCTTTCTGCAGGGCGCGGGTATAATCCCGACCACTCCAACTTACATCCTCCAGAAAAAGAATTCCACCTGTGGGCAGATTGTTGGAGACATCACAGAAAAGGCGCTAGTAACAAAGCCTGACAAGTTCCGCTCTTCATACTGCGCCTCATCAAGGTCGTCTCATGGATCGATCGATCCATCCTCGCCTCCGCACAAGGACGCCGAAAATATTGCCACAGGAACGGTGCAGGCTACCATCGGAGTGTCTTCGGTTCAGCCGTCTTCTTGCCAGACTGCCACCGTGCTGCCTGTTTCATCCAGTAGCTCGAATAATCCTGCAACATTTGAGGACAGGGATCTTGTCGCTGTCGACCGTATTCGTCTGCCTGTTCATGAGAACCGCCCCTCGTTACCTTGCACGTCGTCCGTGTCCCCACCTCCatcttcgtttccctccGGTAAGGCGCAGAGCATCCCTGAACCTTCTCCACCAGACTTGGCCACCGTACTCTACATGTCATCACTACGCGCGAAAGGGGAGGAAGCGCAAAAGACCTGTGGTCAGGGAGAAATCAAAACCAAAGCAGGGCGTATGGAGGGTGGAGCAAACTCCCCTATATCAATTTCGCCAGCAGCCAAAGACGCACGAATTACGGTCCCCGAGACTTCACAAGCCTCAGATTTGTTCCCACTACAAACTTCCGGCGTCGATGCAAAGAAAGAGGGTCATCGGAAGCCCATGTGCCAAGAAAAAGATGGGGCGCATCTTTCGTTGGAAACAGCCCATAGATTGGAATCTGTCTGTTTTGTGCCGAACATGAAAACTGAGGTAGATTCGAAGGCCAGGAGCGACGATACCAAACAACGTAGGAATAAAATAATGTCGGATGCACTTCATCGAGGTCCATCAGGAATTCAACCAGTTACAAGCACTGCATCTGGGCGTGTGCACTGCCGGGACTTATACAATCGCTTGAACTCTATGTTATCGGAAGGCTTCAACAGTGTGCCCAGTGACGCCTCCCATGTGAATCCTCCCGTTATGTCGACAAAAGAAACTGAAGCAGagcgctcttcttcgtcatctgAACCAACCAGCATTTGCGTCGAAGGCAGTGGATCATCTCCTTCGACACCAGCCCTCCCGGAGGAAAGCGGTACAAAATGCTCCGAAATCTCTTCGTGTCCTCAAGCTCACCAAGACGCAGCTGTGACAGGAAAG GAGAACGTTCGGGTGCCCTCGGCTGTAGTCCCTGAGCAAATAGAGAATTGGGAAGCTCGAAGGAATTTTTGTTGGGCAAACTTTGATGCCTTTCGTCCGCGTCCGTTTAGAGAGCGTACTGACGGAGATGCATCGGAAGGAAACAAGCTGGTGGGATTGGAAGCCGGTAGTATGTCAGCGGCGATACAAGGGCCGAACGGGCGCCGCAGTTTTGCCTTAGAGAAGCATCCAACAATGCCAGCTTGTGTGAGCGGCACCTCCAGAAAATCAGCTTCGCCAGCCCCAATCGGCGTGAAAGCAGAGCCAAAGGGCACTGTTATCCCGCGACCACCGCTTGAAACTACCGCACGAATTGCAAGCAGTACCAGGGGTACCTCCCAAGGTGCCAACTCCTGTCACTTTGGTACTTCTCTTGGGGCATGTCAGGCCAAAAACTGCGAAAAATGTGATTTTGAAAATGGCGGCACCACAGATCAATCAGCAGTTGGCTGCCGTCAAAGAGCCGCCTGTGAGTACAAAGTGCAGCAGGAGCAACGAAAAACGCCATCAACCGAAGGTTCTGACAGAACGATCCTTAGTTTATCCCCACAGTCGAGGACTGAATACGATGCCAGCAAGCTTTCAACGCTTAACATTCCTGCCCCTATCCAAGGCTGCAGACCATTCGATTCTTTGGAGGACCATTCGTGTCCGAAATTGCCAGTCACGCGGCCCTGTCCTAGTCTTTCGGAGATAGGAGACCGACTGGCCTCCCCTCGTGTGCAGCTCTCCCATGAAGCCCATTTGACCGGCACCACAAACCTTTCTGGAGAAGTAGTTTCGCATGTTCACCACTTTCCTTCGAGAAAGCATGGACATCGCCCACAGCACGGGACGGTAGTGAGACAGGTGCCGGTTGCACCACTCTTGAGAACAAATATGGTCAGTCTTCCTCTGTACCAAGACCCGCCTACCCTGATGGAATGCACTCAGGTCATGTCACGGGAGGTTGAACAGCAACACCAAGTCCTCGAGGCGAAGCGGAACAAATGCCTGGGCAGAAAGGAGGCACAACACGAACAAACGCCTGCGCACGTGAAAATGACTCACGTCCAAGCGACCCCTGCGTGTCGGCCAAAGAGTAGCAATCAGTGTGTGTCGGAAGAGTTGGGTGATATATTGTTAGATCATCAGCATCAGGGGACTCCAGAGCTCCTTCCAGGGGGtgtcgaagaaaaaacacggTCGTGTTGCGCGGCTCAACAATGCGCTAGTCGTGGCCTGGACCAGGTGCGGGCAGGGTGCGAAATGCGTAGTACCTCGTTAGGTGATACTAATGGTGTTGAAGAGGTGGGAATTCCCACTTCCGCCACTCCTGAGTTAACAGTTCACATCCCCGCAAGACCACAGGGGACAGCGACCCTTGGTAGTCTTCATGAAGATGTTAAACACAGTGCTGCTGCTCAACTAGAAGTGAAAGATGCGAGCTCGCCTTCACTGATGTCAGCAGTGTCAAATTTGGGAGGGCACAGCGTCTCGCGTCCCGAAACGGCAGTCGGCAAcgtcaaagaagaaaagtaTAGTTATTCCGTTCCGGAACCTCCTGCCCCTCTGTTACCGGCCCCCATGCCTCACGATCCATCAATGCCAGATATATCAGCAGATTCTCCGGCAACTGCAGGCGTAtgcgtctccgttcttcgAACGAGTTCTCATTCAATACCTGAGCAAAAGCCTTCGCCAAAGAGCTtagcctcgccttctgcggaGCTCCCGTTGGCGTGCTTTTCAGAGTGTGCTGCGAGTGTGCCGGCACAACGCGACTTAGGGTCTGCGCCGTGCGACTCTTCGTTGCTAAAAGAGGTGTCGCGGCTGCGTTCATCCGGAAAAACACCCGACATTGCATTACAGAAGCATGCTGCTTGTGGAGCCGCTCAGCGACAAGTGTGTGAAGCTCCGAGGGAGGTTGAACCTCATGTTTCGTGCATGTCTTCACCGCATGATACGGAGAGACGCTGTCGACCGGGAACGTCCCTAAGTGACTGGCTGTCCCGGCTGCCCATttcagaagaagacgttGAGTGGATAACATCAAACGTGGATGACTTCATCCGGCGGAAGAATTCACGACAGCACGCAGTCCCTCTCCCTTCAGATACGCCAGCAAGTCCACGATGCACCACTGAGGCTTTTCCAGATAGTGGGGAAGATCGACAAGAAAGGTGTGGTTTGATCGCAGAGGACCTGGACCTGCATCTGGTGGAAGCTGACGTATCTAGGCAGCGGTGGATTAACCATGGCAGCGTTGCTCACAGTGAACGGCAGGAATCGGAGAGGCAAAAAGATATGGTTCAGTTGGTCACTGATGCCGTTTGCATCTTTTGCACGATGCACGGTGCTTGTTACTGGCAAG GTATGCATGACTTgtgcgccgccttcctcttcctctctccgagACCATCCTTATCTCAGTTAGTCCAACTTCTAcacgcttttcttctcctcttcgcgccGTGGCTGCTTCTGCCACCCCAGGAGTCAATCGTGCAGTCCGCAAATGCAGCGCGACTCTTCAG GCAGTTCTTGCAGTTTTTCTCGCCGGGTGTAACCAACGAGGTCGAACGCCTCATTCCTTCCATTACGTGGAGCCAATCAAT ACTAATTCATACGCTAGGTTTTTCGCGATTCAGGGACGTGCAATCGCTGCTAAGCATGTGGCGTTGTCTTTTAGAGCTTCGC GCTCCGGAGGACTATGCACCTTCAGGAtatttcttctttcttctcgcataCTTCGAACTACATAAAGAGGAGCTGCGCATCTTTCCAGAGCTTATTATCAACAGCGATGTTCCGTTTGACCACTCATCTTTCTCCCAAACGCGCTGTCCTGCATGCC ATGGAGCAGACACGTCCTCTCTCATCGACATGCCTGCACGAGGCGACGAGTCTTTCACGTCCCTAGTTTGGCAAC GCCCATTCCCTCTTCGTCACATATTGCACTGCATGCTCAAGCTGTACTCATTGACACCACCCGCTGCTTTGCTTGACCTTCAGTCTTTACTTGCTACATG TTCCTCCTTGGCTCAGTCCTCGGTACAAAGACGCCGTATTCTTCGTGCCTATCCCTGGTCTACGTCACCTCTGCTTCTTGAACGCCCTCGTGGAAACAGAATCGTATGCAGCGCTGCACAGTTTGCTCAGCCTACAGGTGACTCCAAACGCGCTCTGCCGATTGAACCTGAGGCAGGAGTTGGCAGAGATGAAAACATTGCAAGGACAACGAGCCGCTTGTCGAGTTTGCAAAGTTCTCTTTGCTTGTCTCTGAATCCTGGTGACCTCCTAGCCGAACTCCGTAATCCGCTCGTCTTTCAGCGCCCATCGTTTCTCAATTCGGGCTTATCTGA GTGGCTAGCGGCTCCAATGTCTTGCGAGCTCCAGTCATTGCGTGATGAACACTGCTTCGAGGAACTTCTCTCTCGTATTCGAGGCAAGATGAACGTTATTTCCCCTTATCAAGCTTCTACatgcctttctctgttggCGACGATGTCACCTCAAGAATCTCCATCACGGTTGAACGATTCTCCTTCGCGGTTTGCATGTGACAAAAACGGCACTTCGCCACTGAAACCGCGTGATATCACTGTGGTAGGACCTTCCTCCCAAGAAGCGCCTGGGAGCCAGCAAGCACATCTAGACGGACCCACTGACACCACTACTGGCGGAACTGTGGTTACTTTCGCTTCTGGACAGCGGACTAAGGACATCTGGACATCAGAGCTGATCGAAGTTCATTTTGTGGATCTACGATCAACCGAGGCACGTCAGCGTGGTCCAACACTCGAGAAACTCCTAGGACTGAAGCCAGGTCGATTGCCTGGAGGTGCTAAATACCGTGTGGTGTCTGTCGCAACCTCATCTAGCTTCCAGGAAGCTACGTGTAGCAGGGACTGCGGAAACAGCGTTGTGGATTCGCCAGGCGGACGCGAGTCTTTGGCAGTTCGAACGAGCAGGGTAACGAGGTCTATTGAAGGTGAAAGCAGGCCTGAAACACGCAGCACTTCGACACGCTCTCGTCGGCCACCAAGAGATTCCCTCGTCCGGGGTATGCATACGATGCGCCGTCACCGTGGCCGGGCACCACTCGTTACTGGAGGTGCCTGTCACGCCAGAGAACAGTCGGCAATTGCCTCTGGGAAGACCAGGCAGTCAACCtacgagggagagaggacaacTCAATCACAGCTCCTGTCCCCCCGTAATGTCCTGGTGGCAGGCCGGGGAGCGTGGCTCATGCGTAGGCGCAGCAAACAAGGAATCAGTCGAAAGGGAGCATCTGGAAAGCTCGCTACTGACGAGGATTTGGCGCGAACGGATAGAAGTGGTGTCCAAGCacgcgacggagaagcaccGAACAAAAACTGTCTCAGCTTGGACGAGCTCATCGATAACATTCGAAGCATGAACAACAATGCACCAAA CGTCATGCGCATTTGGCTCCTCATTCCGCATGCGGACTCAGTGAACGAGTCCCTTCTGGAAGAAGGCCTGCTCCACCCAGAAGCTTCACGGTCGGAAATGTCGGCTCTTCAAGAAGCTTATTTTCGATTGACCTGTGCCGGAATTGAAG GCGTTCTCGCTCTCAATGGAGGTTTCGCGGCTCTGGAACGGGCAATGGAACTTGCGGTGGCCTCCAATCGATACACCTCAATGGATGTGGCATGTGTAAACTTATCGACACCATCAGTGTCCATCTCCGACTCAGCAGGTCCTTCAGGGGCAAGTGATTTGTCCCCTCAGCATCTTACGGATAACGTCGGAAACGGAACCCCTGCTGGACGCCATCAAGCCCGTCGGTCGGCTGAGAAATTAGAAGTGTCTGCACAGACAAAGAGCCAAGGCGAAGATCTTTTTCTGGTGCTCCCGCGAATCCAGAGGCTTCAGCGGCGACGACGCAAGATCCGTTCCTATGCGACTCAGCCACAAGCGAGAGTGGACGCAGATACATGCCTTCCAAACACGCCAACGTCCGCGCTTCGAGGCGTCGGCCAGGCCATTGCAACATGGCTGTTTCCGACGAGGGATGCCTCAGGAACGGTGGGTAACCATGAAAGCCAAGGGGAAACCTATCTGCAAGTATCCGGTGAACGACATTCTCTGCAGGCAACAGGCATTATCAAGGTGATGGCATCCTcacagaagcgaaaggtGCACGAAAACATGCCTCCTTCGAATTCATCCAGCGTATTCTGGTCCAATGGTGAAACATCATGTACCGGAAATACTTCCTCAAAGCAGTCGAGGACAGTTCGGAAGGCGACTCACGtcccagaagaaacgagtCCCAATTTTCCTCGTGCCGCTGGCAGTGGCCACCCCGTGGCTCTATCCCTTCGCCGACCACACTCACAACCGCTGGCGAAAATCTCAGTTGACAAGTGCGTCGATGTAGCCTCTAGGACCACCTTTCCTGCGTCAACTTGCTCTGGTCTTGGCAGGCCTCTCAATCGACTTGTGTCACCTATACAGCTTGGTGACCAAGGTCTGGTACAGATGCAAAAGGTGGTCCTGTCAGGAAGCTTCTCCCGTGTCACCCACTCTGGCTCGTTGTTGGCTGGCAGCAGACAAATGACAGCAGTCCCTGCAAATATTGTTAGTACAAGGAAAGCTCTCTGCCGCCCTGGCTTGGACAGTGTCGCCAGCGGGATGGGATCACCTTGA